Proteins from a single region of Dasypus novemcinctus isolate mDasNov1 chromosome 16, mDasNov1.1.hap2, whole genome shotgun sequence:
- the LOC101414719 gene encoding olfactory receptor 2AJ1-like, whose protein sequence is MAKNETIGTDFILLGLFPSMKHADILVGVFIFIYLVALTGNSTLILLILVDSQLHTPMYFLLSQLSLIDLLFISTTVPKMVMDFLSGKNNISNIGCGTQMFFSLMLGGAECILLTLMACDRYVAICHPLRYTVIMNQSVCQKMVMGSWTGASLNALIQAVYTMQLPKCGHKEIEHFFCAVISILSFSCEDTSSYKLAILLVGIVLLLIPFVIIFSSYTIIFLTVLDMNSPKARNKALTTCSSHLMVVGLFYGPPIFTYMTPGSSLSPAQDKTVSVFCLIITPMLNPFIYSLRNKDVLGVLRKMLERCLF, encoded by the coding sequence ATGGCAAAGAATGAGACAATAGGAACGGATTTTATTCTTCTGGGACTCTTCCCCAGCATGAAGCATGCTGACATCCTCGTTGGTGTGTTCATCTTCATCTACCTTGTTGCCCTCACAGGGAATTCTACCTTGATTCTCCTAATTCTGGTGGATTCCCAActgcacacacccatgtacttcctTCTCAGCCAGCTGTCCCTTATAGACTTGCTCTTCATCTCCACCACTGTCCCCAAGATGGTCATGGACTTTCTTTCAGGGAAGAATAACATCTCAAACATAGGCTGTGGGACACAGATGTTTTTCTCTCTGATGCTGGGAGGAGCTGAGTGCATTCTCCTGACTCTCATGGCTTGTgatcgctatgtggccatctgccatcCACTGAgatacacagtcatcatgaaccagAGCGTCTGCCAGAAGATGGTGATGGGGTCCTGGACTGGTGCTTCCCTAAATGCTCTAATCCAGGCTGTGTACACCATGCAGTTACCTAAATGTGGTCACAAGGAGATAGAACACTTTTTCTGTGCAGTCATATCTATCTTGAGTTTTTCCTGTGAGGATACCTCTTCATATAAGTTGGCAATACTTCTGGTAGGCATTGTACTACTCCTTATTCCTTTTGTCATAATCTTTTCCTCTTACACCATTATCTTCTTAACTGTTTTGGATATGAATTCCCCCAAGGCAAGGAATAAAGCCCTGACCACTTGCTCCTCCCATCTGATGGTCGTTGGCCTCTTTTATGGCCCACCCATCTTCACCTACATGACTCCTGGCTCCTCACTCAGCCCTGCTCAAGACAAGACTGTATCAGTGTTCTGTTTAATTATCACCCCTATGCTGAACCCTTTTATTTATAGCCTTAGAAACAAAGATGTTTTGGGAGTACTAAGGAAGATGTTGGAaagatgtcttttttaa